In the Ipomoea triloba cultivar NCNSP0323 chromosome 6, ASM357664v1 genome, one interval contains:
- the LOC116022316 gene encoding casein kinase 1-like protein HD16 isoform X2 translates to MDEFDSGGRSGDKGLGADDEGSTAPLPERVQVGGSPAYRIDKKLGKGGFGQVYVGRRTNPPIPTERTGPGAIEVALKFEHRSSKGCNYGPPYEWQVYNALGGSHGIPRVHYKGRQGDYYIMVMDMLGPSLWDVWNNNSHTMSIEMVACIAIEAISILEKLHSRGYVHGDVKPENFLLGPPGTPDEKKLFLVDLGLATRWRDTSTGAHVEYDQRPDVFRGTVRYASVHAHLGRTGSRRDDLESLAYTLIFLLRGRLPWQGYQGENKGFLVCKKKMATSPETLCCFCPAPFRQFVEYVVNLKFDEEPNYAKYISLFDGIVGPNPDIRPINTDGAQKLIYQVGQKRGRLTMEEDDDEQPKKKVRMGMPATQWISVYNARRPMKQRYHYNVADVRLAQHIEKGNEDGLFISSVASSSNLWALIMDAGTGFTAQVYELSHHFLHKEWIMEQWERNFYISAIAGVNNGSSVVVMSKGTQYLQQSYKVSESFPFKWINKKWREGFYVTAMATAGSRWAIVMSRGAGFSDQVVELDFLYPSEGIHRRWDAGYRITSTAATWDQAAFVLSVPRRKPSDETQETLRTSAFPSTHEKWAKNLYIASVCYGRTVS, encoded by the exons ATGGACGAGTTCGATAGCGGTGGGCGAAGTGGGGATAAGGGTTTGGGGGCTGATGACGAAGGGAGCACCGCTCCCCTTCCAGAAAGG GTCCAGGTTGGTGGATCTCCTGCGTATAGGATTGATAAGAAGCTTGGGAAAGGAGGATTCGGTCAAGTGTATGTTGGCCGTCGCACTAATCCTCCAATTCCGACTGAAAGAACTGGTCCAGGAGCTATAGAG GTAGCCTTGAAATTTGAGCATAGAAGCAGCAAAGGTTGTAACTATGGACCACCTTATGAGTGGCAAGTCTACAA TGCCCTTGGAGGTAGTCATGGCATACCACGCGTACACTATAAAGGCCGCCAAGGCGATTACTATATTATG GTTATGGATATGCTTGGTCCTAGTTTATGGGATGTTTGGAATAACAATTCCCACAC GATGTCAATTGAAATGGTAGCTTGCATTGCCATTGAAGCAATCTCAATACTAGAGAAGTTGCATTCTCGAGG ATATGTGCATGGGGATGTAAAACCAGAGAACTTTCTTCTTGGACCTCCTGGAACTCCTGATGAGAAAAAGTTGTTCCTTGTTGATCTTGGTTTGG CTACAAGGTGGCGTGATACTTCAACAGGCGCACATGTTGAATATGATCAACGTCCTGATGTTTTCAG AGGGACAGTACGTTATGCAAGTGTGCATGCTCATCTTGGAAGGACTGGAAGCCGAAGAGATGATTTAGAGTCCCTTGCTTACACACTCATTTTCCTTCTCCGTGGACGGCTGCCTTGGCAGGGATACCAG GGTGAGAACAAAGGGTTCCTTGTCTGCAAGAAAAAGATGGCTACTTCTCCAGAAACGCTCTGTTGCTTCTGCCCTGCTCCTTTTAGGCAGTTTGTTGAATATGTTGTGAATTTGAAGTTTGATGAGGAACCAAACTATGCCAAGTACATTTCTCTTTTTGATGGAATAGTTGGCCCAAATCCAGACATCAGACCAATTAACACAGATGGTGCCCAAAAG CTTATTTACCAAGTTGGACAGAAGAGAGGAAGATTGACGATGGAAGAAGATGACGATGAACAACCAAAAAAGAAGGTCCGCATGGGCATGCCTGCTACCCAATGGATCAGTGTTTACAATGCTCGTCGGCCTATGAAGCAAAG GTATCACTATAATGTTGCAGATGTGAGGCTGGCTCAACACATAGAGAAAGGAAATGAGGATGGACTGTTTATCAGCAGTGTTGCATCTTCTTCAAACCTGTGGGCCCTAATTATGGATGCTGGAACCGGATTCACTGCTCAAGTTTATGAATTATCACATCATTTCCTTCATAAG GAATGGATTATGGAACAGTGGGAGAGGAATTTTTACATTAGTGCAATAGCAGGAGTTAACAATGGGAGCTCTGTAGTAGTCATGTCAAAAG GTACCCAGTATTTGCAGCAGTCATATAAAGTTAGCGAATCATTTCCATTTAAATGGATAAACAAAAAATGGAGGGAGGGGTTTTATGTTACTGCCATGGCCACAGCAGGAAGTAGATGGGCAATTGTAATGTCTCGTGGGGCTGGGTTCTCTGATCAG GTTGTAGAATTGGATTTCCTTTATCCCAGTGAAGGAATTCATAGGAGGTGGGATGCTGGTTATCGCATAACATCAACTGCAGCAACATGGGATCAAGCTGCTTTTGTTCTTAGTGTTCCAAGACGGAAACCTTCTGATGAAACACAAGAGACACTTCGAACATCTGCATTCCCTAGCACACAT GAGAAATGGGCGAAGAATCTTTACATTGCATCTGTCTGTTATGGGAGAACGGTTTCCTGA
- the LOC116022316 gene encoding casein kinase 1-like protein HD16 isoform X1 encodes MDEFDSGGRSGDKGLGADDEGSTAPLPERVQVGGSPAYRIDKKLGKGGFGQVYVGRRTNPPIPTERTGPGAIEVALKFEHRSSKGCNYGPPYEWQVYNALGGSHGIPRVHYKGRQGDYYIMVMDMLGPSLWDVWNNNSHTMSIEMVACIAIEAISILEKLHSRGYVHGDVKPENFLLGPPGTPDEKKLFLVDLGLATRWRDTSTGAHVEYDQRPDVFRGTVRYASVHAHLGRTGSRRDDLESLAYTLIFLLRGRLPWQGYQGENKGFLVCKKKMATSPETLCCFCPAPFRQFVEYVVNLKFDEEPNYAKYISLFDGIVGPNPDIRPINTDGAQKLIYQVGQKRGRLTMEEDDDEQPKKKVRMGMPATQWISVYNARRPMKQRYHYNVADVRLAQHIEKGNEDGLFISSVASSSNLWALIMDAGTGFTAQVYELSHHFLHKEWIMEQWERNFYISAIAGVNNGSSVVVMSKGTQYLQQSYKVSESFPFKWINKKWREGFYVTAMATAGSRWAIVMSRGAGFSDQVVELDFLYPSEGIHRRWDAGYRITSTAATWDQAAFVLSVPRRKPSDETQETLRTSAFPSTHVKEKWAKNLYIASVCYGRTVS; translated from the exons ATGGACGAGTTCGATAGCGGTGGGCGAAGTGGGGATAAGGGTTTGGGGGCTGATGACGAAGGGAGCACCGCTCCCCTTCCAGAAAGG GTCCAGGTTGGTGGATCTCCTGCGTATAGGATTGATAAGAAGCTTGGGAAAGGAGGATTCGGTCAAGTGTATGTTGGCCGTCGCACTAATCCTCCAATTCCGACTGAAAGAACTGGTCCAGGAGCTATAGAG GTAGCCTTGAAATTTGAGCATAGAAGCAGCAAAGGTTGTAACTATGGACCACCTTATGAGTGGCAAGTCTACAA TGCCCTTGGAGGTAGTCATGGCATACCACGCGTACACTATAAAGGCCGCCAAGGCGATTACTATATTATG GTTATGGATATGCTTGGTCCTAGTTTATGGGATGTTTGGAATAACAATTCCCACAC GATGTCAATTGAAATGGTAGCTTGCATTGCCATTGAAGCAATCTCAATACTAGAGAAGTTGCATTCTCGAGG ATATGTGCATGGGGATGTAAAACCAGAGAACTTTCTTCTTGGACCTCCTGGAACTCCTGATGAGAAAAAGTTGTTCCTTGTTGATCTTGGTTTGG CTACAAGGTGGCGTGATACTTCAACAGGCGCACATGTTGAATATGATCAACGTCCTGATGTTTTCAG AGGGACAGTACGTTATGCAAGTGTGCATGCTCATCTTGGAAGGACTGGAAGCCGAAGAGATGATTTAGAGTCCCTTGCTTACACACTCATTTTCCTTCTCCGTGGACGGCTGCCTTGGCAGGGATACCAG GGTGAGAACAAAGGGTTCCTTGTCTGCAAGAAAAAGATGGCTACTTCTCCAGAAACGCTCTGTTGCTTCTGCCCTGCTCCTTTTAGGCAGTTTGTTGAATATGTTGTGAATTTGAAGTTTGATGAGGAACCAAACTATGCCAAGTACATTTCTCTTTTTGATGGAATAGTTGGCCCAAATCCAGACATCAGACCAATTAACACAGATGGTGCCCAAAAG CTTATTTACCAAGTTGGACAGAAGAGAGGAAGATTGACGATGGAAGAAGATGACGATGAACAACCAAAAAAGAAGGTCCGCATGGGCATGCCTGCTACCCAATGGATCAGTGTTTACAATGCTCGTCGGCCTATGAAGCAAAG GTATCACTATAATGTTGCAGATGTGAGGCTGGCTCAACACATAGAGAAAGGAAATGAGGATGGACTGTTTATCAGCAGTGTTGCATCTTCTTCAAACCTGTGGGCCCTAATTATGGATGCTGGAACCGGATTCACTGCTCAAGTTTATGAATTATCACATCATTTCCTTCATAAG GAATGGATTATGGAACAGTGGGAGAGGAATTTTTACATTAGTGCAATAGCAGGAGTTAACAATGGGAGCTCTGTAGTAGTCATGTCAAAAG GTACCCAGTATTTGCAGCAGTCATATAAAGTTAGCGAATCATTTCCATTTAAATGGATAAACAAAAAATGGAGGGAGGGGTTTTATGTTACTGCCATGGCCACAGCAGGAAGTAGATGGGCAATTGTAATGTCTCGTGGGGCTGGGTTCTCTGATCAG GTTGTAGAATTGGATTTCCTTTATCCCAGTGAAGGAATTCATAGGAGGTGGGATGCTGGTTATCGCATAACATCAACTGCAGCAACATGGGATCAAGCTGCTTTTGTTCTTAGTGTTCCAAGACGGAAACCTTCTGATGAAACACAAGAGACACTTCGAACATCTGCATTCCCTAGCACACATGTTAAG GAGAAATGGGCGAAGAATCTTTACATTGCATCTGTCTGTTATGGGAGAACGGTTTCCTGA